The proteins below come from a single Gordonia pseudamarae genomic window:
- a CDS encoding error-prone DNA polymerase — MGWNNGPPTWSEMERVLSGRAPGPGGRMAENYVPGDGNDSPAWSRQRGAFTADDIERRVSTVAYAELHAHSAYSFLDGASMPEEMVAEARGLDLKALALTDHDGFYGVVRFAEAAREYGMPTVFGAELSLERDATRTGVPDPPGEHLLVIARGGEGYRRLSRTIAAAHMAGGEKGLLRYEPDALPGMAAGHWLILTGCRKGAVRRALERAGIPAARAELRVLIDRYGRDNVVVELTASGLPDDDERNAALASIAAECAVPTAATTGAHFAAPDRRRLAMAVAAIRARTDLDTIEGWLPGVGGAHLRSGDEMRRLLPGCSEAIDNAVGIAADCAFELGLIAPQLPPFDVPDGHTESSWLRELTLRRARRRYGTPAQHPAAYRQIDHELAVIASLDFPGYFLIVADIVDFCKDNDILCQGRGSAANSAVCYALGITNVDPVANKLLFERFLSPARDGPPDIDVDIESDRREEAIQYVYRRYGRDHSAQVANVITFRRKSAVRDMVRALGFAPGQQDAWSRDPDDAPAAVTELAGEIVGMPRHLGIHSGGMVICDRPIADVCPTEWARMENRSVLQWDKDDCAAIGLVKFDLLGLGMLSALHYAIDLLAQHKGIVVDLAELDLSEPDVYEMLCRADSVGVFQVESRAQMATLPRLRPRNFYDLVVEVALIRPGPIQGGSVHPYIRRRNGKEKPDVEHPSMWNALERTLGVPLFQEQLMQLAVDVAGFDAAEADQLRRAMGSKRSPERMEQLRRRFYDGMRRLHGITGPTADRIYERMAAFANFGFPESHSQSFASLVFYSAWFKLHHPAAFCAALLRAQPMGFYSPQSLVADARRHGVRVHRPHINASSPWATLENEGMQVRLGLAAVRGVGDEVARRIVDERGRGGDYTDLEDLSRRAELDVRHLEGLAGAGAFDCFGFSRRQALWQAGAAAAARNDHLRLEASVSAPELPGLSEVELAATDVWATGITPHLYPTRFLRPRLDALGVVPADRLLSVADGARVLVGGAVTHRQRPATASGVTFINLEDETGMVNVVCSVGLWVRYRDLAHSASALLVRGKVQNAEGAVTVVADRLQRMDLRVGTRSRDWH, encoded by the coding sequence ATGGGATGGAACAACGGGCCGCCGACCTGGTCGGAGATGGAGCGGGTGCTGTCGGGACGGGCGCCCGGGCCCGGCGGGCGGATGGCCGAGAACTATGTGCCGGGAGACGGGAACGACTCGCCGGCCTGGTCGCGACAGCGAGGTGCATTCACCGCCGACGACATCGAGCGGCGGGTGTCGACGGTCGCCTACGCCGAACTGCACGCGCACAGTGCCTACAGCTTTCTGGACGGGGCGTCGATGCCGGAGGAGATGGTCGCCGAGGCCCGCGGGCTCGATCTGAAGGCGCTCGCGTTGACCGATCATGACGGCTTCTACGGGGTGGTCCGGTTCGCCGAGGCGGCCCGCGAATACGGGATGCCGACGGTGTTCGGGGCCGAACTGTCGCTGGAACGCGACGCCACCCGCACCGGGGTGCCCGATCCGCCGGGTGAGCATCTGCTGGTGATCGCCCGCGGCGGGGAAGGCTACCGGCGACTGTCGCGGACCATCGCCGCGGCACACATGGCGGGTGGGGAGAAAGGGCTGCTGCGCTACGAACCCGACGCGCTTCCCGGCATGGCCGCAGGTCACTGGCTGATTCTCACCGGCTGCCGCAAAGGCGCGGTACGCCGGGCACTGGAGCGGGCCGGGATACCGGCCGCGCGCGCAGAACTGCGCGTGCTGATCGACCGGTACGGCCGCGACAACGTGGTCGTCGAACTGACCGCATCCGGGCTGCCCGACGACGACGAACGTAATGCCGCCCTCGCGTCGATCGCCGCCGAGTGCGCGGTGCCGACGGCGGCCACCACCGGGGCGCACTTCGCCGCGCCGGATCGGCGGCGGTTGGCGATGGCGGTGGCGGCGATCCGTGCCCGCACCGACCTGGACACCATCGAAGGCTGGCTACCGGGGGTCGGCGGCGCGCATCTGCGCAGCGGCGACGAGATGAGACGTCTGCTGCCCGGGTGTTCCGAGGCCATCGACAACGCGGTGGGTATCGCCGCGGACTGTGCCTTCGAACTCGGCCTGATCGCACCGCAACTGCCGCCCTTCGACGTCCCCGACGGGCACACCGAGAGTTCGTGGCTGCGGGAACTGACGCTGCGGCGCGCGCGGCGGCGCTACGGCACCCCGGCCCAACACCCCGCGGCGTACCGGCAGATCGACCACGAGCTGGCCGTCATCGCCTCACTCGACTTTCCCGGTTACTTCCTGATAGTCGCCGATATCGTCGACTTCTGTAAGGATAACGACATCCTGTGTCAGGGCCGGGGGAGTGCCGCCAACTCGGCGGTCTGTTACGCACTCGGCATCACCAATGTCGACCCGGTGGCCAACAAGCTGCTGTTCGAGCGATTCCTGTCACCGGCGCGCGACGGCCCGCCCGACATCGACGTCGACATCGAATCCGATCGCCGCGAGGAGGCGATCCAGTACGTGTACCGGCGTTACGGCCGCGACCACAGCGCGCAGGTGGCCAACGTGATCACCTTCCGGAGAAAGTCGGCGGTCCGGGATATGGTACGGGCGTTGGGTTTTGCCCCCGGACAGCAGGACGCGTGGAGCCGCGATCCCGACGACGCGCCGGCGGCGGTGACCGAACTGGCGGGTGAGATAGTGGGCATGCCCAGACATCTGGGTATCCACTCCGGCGGTATGGTGATCTGTGACCGGCCGATCGCCGACGTATGCCCCACCGAATGGGCGCGCATGGAGAACCGCAGCGTCCTGCAATGGGACAAAGATGATTGCGCCGCAATCGGTCTGGTCAAGTTCGATCTACTCGGGCTCGGGATGCTGTCGGCGCTGCACTACGCCATCGATCTGCTGGCGCAGCACAAAGGCATCGTCGTCGACCTGGCCGAGCTCGACCTGTCCGAACCGGACGTCTACGAGATGCTGTGCCGCGCCGACTCCGTCGGGGTGTTCCAGGTGGAGTCGCGGGCGCAGATGGCGACGCTGCCGAGGCTGCGGCCCCGAAACTTCTACGACCTCGTCGTGGAGGTGGCACTGATCCGTCCCGGACCTATCCAGGGTGGTTCGGTGCACCCGTATATTCGGCGGCGCAACGGAAAGGAGAAGCCCGACGTCGAACATCCGTCGATGTGGAACGCTTTGGAGCGGACGCTGGGGGTTCCCCTGTTTCAGGAACAACTGATGCAACTGGCCGTCGACGTCGCCGGATTCGACGCGGCCGAAGCCGACCAACTGCGCCGTGCGATGGGTTCCAAACGCTCACCCGAACGCATGGAACAACTACGCAGGCGGTTCTATGATGGTATGCGGCGTCTGCACGGCATCACCGGACCGACCGCCGACCGCATCTACGAGAGAATGGCGGCATTCGCCAATTTCGGTTTCCCGGAAAGTCATTCGCAGAGTTTCGCCTCGCTGGTGTTCTATTCGGCATGGTTCAAGCTGCATCACCCGGCCGCTTTCTGTGCCGCGCTGCTGCGTGCCCAGCCGATGGGTTTCTACTCCCCGCAGTCGCTCGTCGCCGATGCCCGGCGGCACGGGGTGCGGGTGCACCGGCCGCACATCAACGCCTCGTCGCCGTGGGCGACACTGGAGAATGAGGGCATGCAGGTGCGGCTCGGGCTCGCCGCGGTACGTGGGGTGGGGGATGAGGTGGCGCGGCGGATCGTCGACGAACGCGGCCGGGGCGGTGACTACACCGATCTCGAGGATCTGTCCCGTCGGGCGGAACTCGACGTCCGGCACCTGGAAGGTCTGGCCGGTGCGGGCGCATTCGACTGTTTCGGTTTCAGCAGGCGTCAGGCCCTCTGGCAGGCGGGTGCCGCCGCCGCGGCCCGGAACGATCATCTACGGTTGGAGGCGTCGGTGTCGGCGCCCGAACTTCCGGGTCTGTCGGAGGTGGAACTGGCCGCCACCGACGTGTGGGCTACCGGGATCACCCCGCACCTGTACCCGACGCGGTTCCTGCGGCCGCGACTGGACGCGCTGGGGGTGGTTCCCGCCGACCGGCTGCTGTCGGTGGCCGACGGTGCGCGGGTGCTGGTCGGCGGTGCGGTGACGCACCGTCAACGGCCCGCGACGGCGTCCGGGGTGACCTTCATCAACCTTGAGGACGAAACCGGAATGGTCAACGTGGTGTGTTCGGTGGGATTGTGGGTGCGATACCGCGATCTGGCACACTCGGCATCTGCGTTGCTGGTACGGGGAAAGGTGCAGAACGCGGAAGGGGCCGTGACCGTGGTCGCGGACCGGTTGCAGCGGATGGACCTTCGGGTGGGGACCCGTTCCAGGGACTGGCACTGA
- a CDS encoding DUF167 domain-containing protein yields MSQTVVVTVKPNSSKGPLVEVDGEGAITIFVREPATEGKANKAVGELLAKHLGVPKSKVALIGGATARTKRFRVG; encoded by the coding sequence ATGTCGCAGACTGTTGTGGTCACAGTGAAACCGAACAGCAGCAAAGGGCCGCTGGTGGAGGTCGACGGCGAGGGGGCGATCACCATCTTCGTGCGTGAACCCGCCACCGAGGGCAAGGCCAACAAGGCGGTCGGTGAACTGCTCGCCAAACACCTCGGTGTGCCGAAAAGCAAGGTGGCGCTGATCGGCGGGGCCACCGCGCGTACCAAACGGTTCCGGGTCGGCTGA
- a CDS encoding helix-turn-helix transcriptional regulator produces MTRWSMVGRDKECAVLRRALRDDTAPTVVVAGPAGIGKTRLITEAVADRRDVRWVHPSFAAAAVPLGAFAEHVDPVIVDPLLRIRSLIQSFTSGADDPVVVVDDIQVLDQMSTIVVQTLMAIPTVRVVLGYRTAGPPTPLLAEVLGASGVLRIDLEPLSRTAVDGLVSQALGEDVTESVRGDLWRLTQGNSLYVTELLADPESLGAASLWDSERQVPGTVRVPKSLIDVVSTRIGDLPEATADVLDMVALAEPVPVSVITALTAPTALESAEVLRLVVVDDGPGGDVRLAHPLYGEVRRASAPATRLRRLRTLLVRELDRQRIPGMQVAGNKGVLALAAEPFDGRERILLEGAVAAAGLVALPLAAELAAQIGPGEHYVDAQLLLAHIASLMADPESVEHSLIRARNNELDDAQRAELLLQESYHRLWACNDPAASVAVIDAARAEGHMSASLIAAQMMVDAARSRPRAVIDGAEVLARTSPVSDTARITADWAEVVALADVGLMRRAHEIAGRAHALADHSPWGTYWRMTLCDVHIRACELGNQGPAAVRIATAIRETIPTSTGDVEGWILGFLGVAQFSVGDLTGADDLLTRSLTAFDSVQSPPEMWFPFCLNAAEVAANMGDAERVRGLLARLTSHPSDGYGFRTARIHIVEASLHALGGATSVAAEIARTSAESAHAAGQLTPEVICLQYAVRFGDTTCADRLAVLAAELPEVPRARTTLAHARALAAGDGEQLMAAARSYAADGDLPAAVDAAAQAVEAFRRQHRGGAALTAREYAAGLATRSGADTPALRAAQSEDGLSGRQREIVRLAEQGLSNKEIADLLVLSVRTVEGHIYRSSQILGAPIRRTQHPDHNG; encoded by the coding sequence GTGACGAGGTGGTCGATGGTCGGTCGCGACAAGGAATGCGCGGTACTGCGACGCGCGCTTCGCGATGACACCGCACCCACCGTCGTGGTCGCCGGGCCCGCCGGGATCGGCAAGACGCGGCTGATCACCGAGGCTGTCGCCGATCGCCGGGACGTGCGATGGGTCCATCCCTCGTTCGCGGCCGCAGCCGTTCCGCTCGGCGCGTTTGCCGAACACGTCGACCCGGTGATCGTCGATCCCCTGTTGCGGATACGTTCGCTGATCCAGTCCTTCACCTCGGGTGCCGACGATCCGGTCGTCGTCGTCGACGACATCCAGGTGCTCGACCAGATGTCGACGATCGTCGTGCAGACCCTCATGGCCATCCCGACGGTCCGGGTGGTGCTCGGCTATCGCACCGCCGGTCCCCCGACCCCGTTGCTCGCCGAGGTACTCGGCGCATCCGGGGTTCTGCGGATCGATCTGGAGCCGTTGTCGCGCACCGCCGTCGACGGGTTGGTGAGCCAGGCCCTGGGCGAGGACGTCACCGAATCCGTCCGCGGCGACCTGTGGCGACTGACGCAGGGCAATTCGCTGTACGTGACCGAACTGCTCGCCGACCCCGAGTCGCTGGGGGCCGCGTCGCTGTGGGATTCGGAGCGGCAGGTGCCCGGCACGGTGAGGGTGCCCAAAAGCCTGATCGATGTCGTCTCGACGCGGATCGGTGATCTTCCGGAGGCCACCGCGGACGTGCTCGACATGGTGGCGCTGGCCGAGCCTGTTCCGGTGTCGGTGATCACCGCGTTGACCGCTCCTACCGCACTGGAGAGCGCCGAGGTCCTGCGGCTGGTCGTGGTCGACGACGGGCCCGGCGGGGATGTGCGGCTGGCCCATCCGCTGTACGGCGAGGTCCGCCGTGCGAGCGCCCCCGCGACCAGGTTGCGGAGACTGCGCACGCTGCTCGTGCGCGAGCTCGACCGTCAGCGGATCCCGGGGATGCAGGTCGCGGGCAACAAGGGTGTGCTGGCACTGGCGGCCGAGCCGTTCGACGGCAGGGAACGCATCCTGTTGGAGGGGGCGGTCGCGGCGGCCGGGCTGGTGGCGCTGCCGCTGGCGGCGGAGTTGGCCGCGCAGATCGGCCCCGGTGAGCACTATGTGGACGCGCAGTTGCTGCTGGCGCACATCGCTTCACTCATGGCCGATCCGGAATCGGTCGAGCATTCGCTGATCCGCGCCCGCAACAACGAACTCGACGACGCCCAGCGCGCCGAACTGCTGCTGCAGGAGAGCTACCACCGGCTGTGGGCGTGCAACGATCCGGCCGCGTCTGTCGCGGTGATCGATGCGGCCCGCGCCGAGGGACATATGTCGGCGAGCCTGATCGCCGCGCAGATGATGGTCGATGCCGCACGGTCGCGCCCGCGCGCGGTGATCGACGGCGCCGAGGTCCTGGCCCGGACCTCACCGGTGAGCGACACCGCCCGCATCACCGCGGACTGGGCCGAGGTCGTCGCTCTGGCCGACGTGGGCCTGATGCGCCGCGCACATGAGATCGCCGGCCGCGCACATGCACTCGCCGATCACAGTCCGTGGGGAACGTACTGGCGGATGACGCTGTGCGACGTCCACATTCGAGCATGCGAACTGGGCAATCAGGGCCCGGCGGCGGTACGGATCGCCACCGCGATCCGTGAAACGATACCCACATCCACCGGCGATGTCGAAGGGTGGATCCTCGGATTCCTCGGCGTGGCACAGTTCTCGGTCGGCGACCTGACCGGCGCCGACGATCTGCTGACCAGGTCGCTGACCGCCTTCGATTCGGTGCAGTCCCCGCCCGAGATGTGGTTTCCGTTCTGCCTCAACGCCGCCGAGGTCGCGGCGAACATGGGCGATGCCGAACGGGTCCGCGGCCTGCTGGCGCGGCTGACCTCCCACCCCAGTGACGGGTACGGGTTCCGTACCGCTCGGATCCACATTGTCGAGGCCTCGCTGCACGCGCTCGGGGGCGCGACCTCGGTGGCCGCGGAGATCGCCCGAACATCGGCCGAGTCGGCGCACGCCGCCGGGCAACTCACCCCCGAGGTGATATGCCTGCAGTACGCCGTCCGGTTCGGCGATACGACATGTGCCGACAGACTCGCGGTGCTCGCCGCGGAACTTCCCGAGGTTCCCCGTGCCCGCACGACACTCGCCCACGCCCGGGCCCTGGCCGCCGGCGACGGCGAGCAGCTGATGGCGGCCGCCCGGTCCTATGCCGCCGACGGGGATCTTCCGGCGGCGGTCGACGCCGCCGCACAGGCGGTGGAGGCGTTCCGGCGGCAGCACCGTGGCGGAGCCGCGCTGACCGCACGCGAGTACGCCGCCGGGCTCGCCACCCGCTCCGGTGCCGACACACCCGCGCTTCGCGCTGCACAATCGGAGGACGGCCTGTCCGGGCGGCAGCGTGAGATCGTCCGGCTCGCCGAACAGGGTCTGAGCAACAAGGAGATCGCCGACCTGCTGGTGCTGTCGGTGCGGACCGTCGAGGGCCACATCTACCGGTCCTCACAGATCCTGGGCGCGCCGATCCGCCGGACGCAGCACCCCGACCACAACGGCTGA
- a CDS encoding tRNA (cytidine(34)-2'-O)-methyltransferase, translating to MFRIMFFQPCIPPNTGNAIRLAANTGCQLHLIEPLGFTMTDAQVKRAGLDYHEMANVTVHPDLPTAWESLRPERVFAFTARTDKRHTDIAYRPGDVLLFGPEPTGLPDDVLADPKVTDRVRIPMLPDRRSHNLANAACIAVYEAWRQHDFTGAV from the coding sequence ATGTTCCGGATCATGTTCTTCCAACCCTGCATTCCGCCCAACACCGGCAACGCGATCCGCCTGGCCGCCAACACCGGCTGCCAACTGCATCTGATCGAGCCGCTCGGGTTCACCATGACCGACGCCCAGGTCAAACGTGCCGGACTCGACTACCACGAGATGGCCAACGTCACTGTGCACCCGGATCTGCCGACGGCGTGGGAGTCACTGCGCCCCGAGCGGGTGTTCGCGTTCACCGCGCGCACGGACAAACGGCACACCGATATCGCCTATCGGCCGGGCGATGTGCTGCTGTTCGGTCCCGAACCGACGGGCCTGCCCGACGATGTGCTCGCCGATCCGAAGGTCACCGACCGGGTTCGCATCCCGATGTTGCCCGACCGGCGATCGCACAACCTGGCCAACGCCGCCTGCATCGCCGTCTACGAGGCGTGGCGTCAGCACGATTTCACGGGCGCGGTCTGA
- a CDS encoding bifunctional methylenetetrahydrofolate dehydrogenase/methenyltetrahydrofolate cyclohydrolase: MSAIRLDGKATRDEIFADLSVRVEKLRAEGIVPGLGTILVGDDPGSHSYVKGKHNDCARIGVESIRRDLPADITQEQLDTAIDELNADPACTGYIVQLPLPGHLDENAALERIDPDKDADGLHPINLGRLVLGKESTLPCTPRGVIHLLRRYGIPLDGARVTVVGRGVTIGRPIGLLLTRRSENATVTLCHTGTRDLAAEVSRADIVVAAAGVGHLITADMVKPGAAVIDVGVSRNEQGLVGDVAPDVWDVAGAVSPNPGGVGPLTRAFLLVNVVERAEAQLAARR, encoded by the coding sequence GTGAGTGCGATACGACTTGACGGAAAAGCCACCCGCGACGAGATCTTCGCTGATCTGAGCGTGCGGGTGGAGAAGTTGCGGGCCGAGGGCATCGTGCCCGGTCTGGGCACCATCCTGGTGGGCGACGACCCCGGCTCGCACTCCTACGTCAAGGGCAAGCACAACGACTGTGCCCGCATCGGCGTCGAATCGATCCGGCGTGATCTGCCCGCCGACATCACGCAGGAACAGCTCGACACCGCGATCGACGAACTGAACGCCGACCCGGCCTGCACGGGCTACATCGTCCAGCTGCCGCTGCCGGGGCACCTCGACGAGAACGCCGCGCTCGAACGTATCGACCCCGACAAGGACGCGGACGGCCTGCACCCGATCAACCTGGGACGGCTCGTGCTGGGCAAGGAATCGACACTGCCGTGCACCCCGCGCGGGGTGATTCACCTGCTGCGCCGCTACGGCATCCCCCTCGACGGCGCCCGGGTAACCGTGGTCGGACGCGGCGTCACCATCGGCAGGCCGATCGGGTTGCTGCTGACCCGGCGCAGCGAAAATGCCACCGTCACTCTCTGCCATACCGGCACCCGGGACCTGGCCGCCGAGGTCTCGCGGGCCGATATCGTCGTCGCCGCGGCCGGTGTCGGCCACCTGATCACCGCCGACATGGTCAAACCGGGGGCCGCGGTCATCGACGTCGGTGTCAGCCGCAACGAGCAGGGCCTCGTCGGCGACGTCGCACCCGATGTGTGGGACGTGGCCGGTGCCGTATCACCCAATCCGGGTGGGGTGGGGCCGCTGACCAGGGCTTTCCTTTTGGTGAACGTGGTCGAACGAGCCGAGGCGCAACTCGCGGCACGGCGATGA
- a CDS encoding DUF3017 domain-containing protein yields the protein MSLLRAVLVELPYVLVLLAALIAAIFVTFDRWRRGVFVLGSALLLGSLFRALLPSQRAGLLQVRGRLFDSVLMASAGVAILWLATSIDSLGTDSLQ from the coding sequence GTGAGTCTGCTGCGGGCGGTGCTGGTGGAGTTGCCGTACGTTCTGGTGTTACTCGCCGCCCTGATCGCGGCGATCTTCGTAACCTTCGACCGGTGGCGGCGTGGTGTATTCGTGCTCGGTTCGGCATTGTTGCTCGGTTCACTTTTCCGGGCCCTGCTGCCGTCGCAACGTGCCGGACTATTGCAGGTCAGAGGACGGTTGTTTGATTCGGTGCTGATGGCGTCGGCCGGGGTGGCGATCCTGTGGCTGGCCACGTCCATCGACTCGTTGGGCACGGATTCATTACAATAA